The Streptomyces sp. NBC_01268 genome window below encodes:
- a CDS encoding alpha/beta fold hydrolase, which produces MANSTPVLFVHGINAGADTWNQPEGVYPADKAQKAGEAYRPGKGSFPARVAHLARVTAWTYDYHAAQPEWVTDRRIGPALADAVNCLARATGHKVVVVGHSMGGLATQYAASRSDGRSDGKTWQNIAEVITIGTPTIGSPLVTALQTGTDLLSISRDPVLMTLNAVLSFCAGYDLTHEDDICDAFTALKSPQGRALRYRSAEIAKLPPWPKELPVRAIAGDIRFTLPRGPFDVSPPPEVGIGDIAVTRDSATAYANMTGEPHVLTCRPSGWKVLESGCNHINIKTDPAVMETVIKQIERIRGTQPVKPVPTNPCPTRAELKTAVTRTLQAPSEVHLGDSKCYPGWSAVIWGDTPATDSVIITVFTRTAGRLKLATHLVPVMEDDHDPDWVRDCGRLRGMKPPARLVEFTGCPATAQQPTTTTIDGAAALGLIRRHHFSTTVTAEEITRMAGPLRAVQAACVGSANGNCVSVFFFHGNRYVGQATGSGQLRLTSQNGTEATLTRPIFKDTDPTCCPSGGTETHRVRWGGSAVVAGPSLPHFEPADEPL; this is translated from the coding sequence GTGGCGAACAGTACGCCCGTCCTCTTCGTCCACGGCATCAACGCCGGAGCCGACACCTGGAACCAGCCCGAGGGGGTGTACCCGGCCGACAAGGCGCAGAAGGCAGGCGAGGCATACCGGCCGGGGAAGGGATCCTTTCCCGCGAGAGTCGCCCACCTGGCCCGGGTCACGGCGTGGACCTACGACTACCACGCGGCCCAGCCCGAATGGGTCACGGACCGTCGCATCGGTCCGGCGCTCGCGGACGCCGTCAACTGCCTGGCCCGAGCGACCGGCCACAAGGTCGTGGTCGTCGGCCACTCCATGGGCGGCCTCGCCACCCAGTACGCAGCCTCACGCTCCGACGGCCGGTCCGACGGCAAGACGTGGCAGAACATCGCCGAGGTCATCACCATCGGCACGCCGACGATCGGCTCCCCACTCGTCACCGCCCTCCAAACGGGCACGGACCTGCTCAGCATCTCCCGTGACCCCGTACTCATGACGCTCAACGCCGTCCTCAGTTTCTGTGCGGGATACGACCTCACGCACGAAGACGACATCTGCGATGCATTCACAGCCCTCAAATCTCCCCAGGGCCGTGCGCTGAGGTACCGCTCGGCCGAAATCGCCAAACTGCCGCCCTGGCCCAAGGAACTGCCCGTCCGGGCGATCGCGGGCGACATCAGGTTCACCCTGCCCCGGGGGCCTTTCGACGTCTCCCCGCCGCCCGAAGTGGGAATCGGGGACATCGCCGTCACCCGCGACTCCGCCACCGCGTACGCGAACATGACCGGCGAGCCGCACGTCCTCACCTGCCGCCCGAGCGGCTGGAAGGTTCTCGAGAGCGGCTGCAACCACATCAACATCAAGACCGATCCCGCCGTCATGGAGACGGTGATCAAGCAGATCGAACGCATCCGGGGCACACAGCCCGTCAAGCCCGTCCCCACGAACCCGTGCCCCACCCGCGCGGAACTGAAGACGGCAGTCACCCGCACCTTGCAAGCCCCCTCCGAAGTCCACCTCGGAGACAGCAAGTGCTACCCCGGCTGGTCGGCCGTCATCTGGGGAGACACTCCCGCCACCGACTCCGTGATCATCACGGTCTTCACCCGTACGGCCGGCCGGCTCAAACTGGCCACCCACCTCGTCCCGGTCATGGAGGACGACCACGACCCGGACTGGGTCCGTGACTGCGGCCGGCTCCGAGGCATGAAACCCCCCGCCCGGCTGGTCGAGTTCACCGGCTGCCCGGCCACAGCCCAACAACCGACCACGACCACCATCGACGGCGCCGCGGCCCTGGGACTCATCCGGCGGCACCACTTCAGCACCACTGTCACCGCAGAGGAGATCACCCGCATGGCCGGCCCGCTGCGCGCCGTTCAAGCCGCCTGCGTCGGCAGCGCCAACGGCAACTGCGTCAGCGTGTTCTTCTTCCACGGCAACAGGTACGTGGGCCAGGCGACCGGATCCGGGCAGCTCCGCCTCACCTCGCAGAACGGCACGGAAGCCACGCTGACCCGTCCGATCTTCAAGGACACCGATCCCACCTGCTGCCCCTCAGGAGGAACCGAGACGCATCGCGTCCGATGGGGAGGCAGCGCTGTTGTGGCCGGCCCGTCCCTTCCCCACTTCGAACCGGCAGACGAACCGCTGTAG
- a CDS encoding MerR family transcriptional regulator: MRIGEIAALVGVTPRAVRHYHHLGLLPEPERRANGYREYGVRDAVLLARIRRLTELGVGLDEVRDVLADDAGRELVEVLEELDGDLARQERVIRERRARLGELLGQAREGRLAAEGPVSAELAALFAELGEAPGPAASPMAAKDRELLTLLDTVVPAEERALLMERMRAASGHAPELYARLDALVDAAPDDPRVAEAAALLAACLPDEAVAEPPGSGLADVFFDDLAPAQAAVVRQALRLAYERTAR; the protein is encoded by the coding sequence ATGCGGATCGGCGAGATCGCCGCGCTCGTCGGGGTCACCCCTCGGGCCGTGCGGCACTACCACCACCTCGGGCTGCTGCCCGAGCCCGAGCGGCGGGCCAACGGGTACCGGGAGTACGGGGTGCGGGACGCCGTGCTGCTCGCGCGGATCCGGCGGCTGACCGAGCTGGGGGTCGGGCTCGACGAGGTGCGGGACGTGCTCGCCGACGACGCCGGGCGGGAGCTGGTGGAGGTCCTTGAGGAGCTCGACGGGGATCTGGCGCGGCAGGAGCGGGTGATCCGGGAGCGGCGGGCGCGGCTCGGGGAGCTGCTCGGGCAGGCGCGGGAGGGGCGACTGGCGGCGGAGGGGCCGGTGTCGGCGGAGCTGGCGGCGCTCTTCGCGGAGCTGGGCGAGGCGCCCGGACCGGCCGCGTCGCCGATGGCCGCGAAGGACCGGGAGCTGCTGACCCTGCTCGACACCGTGGTGCCGGCGGAGGAGCGGGCCCTGCTGATGGAGCGGATGCGGGCGGCGTCCGGGCACGCGCCCGAGCTGTACGCGCGCCTCGACGCCCTCGTGGACGCGGCGCCCGACGACCCCCGGGTCGCGGAGGCCGCCGCGCTGCTCGCCGCCTGTCTGCCGGACGAGGCCGTCGCGGAGCCGCCCGGGAGCGGGCTCGCCGACGTCTTCTTCGACGACCTCGCCCCGGCGCAGGCCGCCGTCGTACGGCAGGCGCTGCGGCTGGCGTACGAGCGGACCGCGCGATGA
- a CDS encoding RNB domain-containing ribonuclease translates to MPRRHLHVTAAADAPLSAALRALRTQLAIPESFPPAVLAEAEAAAKAPHLPAYDATDIPFFTIDPPTSRDLDQAMHLARRPEGGYRVHYAIADVAAFVAPGGALDAEAHRRATTLYLPDGKVPLHPPVLSEGAASLLPGNTAPALLWRIDLDAEGRQVAVDVRRALVRSVTKLDYAGAQAQIDAGTAEEPLALLAAVGPLRERLEIERGGVSLNVPEQEVSETAGVYTLDYRVPLPVDGWNAQISLLTGMVAADLMIAAGTGVLRTLPPAPDGAVAKLRLSAKALGIEWPHHVSYAELIRSLDPGNGRHAAFLQDATSLLRGSDYTPFTGGHVPTPSVHAAVADEYTHCTAPLRRLIDRYTGELSLAASAGTAPPEWVLSALDTLPQDMAKGTKLANKAERESVDIVEAALMSHRIGETFDSVVIDVQEHEPDVGTVHLPDPAVIGRVEADGAPLPLGDPLRVRLTQADPGRAKVLFAPA, encoded by the coding sequence ATGCCCCGCCGACACCTTCACGTGACCGCCGCAGCGGACGCTCCGCTGTCGGCCGCCCTGCGCGCGCTCCGTACCCAGCTGGCCATCCCCGAGTCCTTCCCGCCGGCCGTCCTCGCCGAGGCGGAGGCCGCGGCGAAGGCGCCGCACCTGCCCGCGTACGACGCCACCGACATCCCCTTCTTCACCATCGACCCGCCGACCTCCCGGGACCTGGACCAGGCCATGCACCTGGCCCGGCGCCCCGAGGGCGGCTACCGCGTCCACTACGCGATCGCCGACGTCGCCGCGTTCGTCGCCCCGGGCGGCGCCCTCGACGCGGAGGCGCACCGGCGGGCCACCACGCTCTACCTCCCCGACGGCAAGGTGCCGCTGCACCCGCCCGTGCTCTCCGAGGGCGCGGCCAGCCTCCTGCCGGGCAACACCGCCCCCGCCCTGCTCTGGCGCATCGACCTCGACGCCGAGGGGCGCCAGGTCGCCGTCGACGTGCGCCGGGCCCTCGTCCGCAGCGTCACCAAGCTGGACTACGCGGGCGCCCAGGCCCAGATCGACGCCGGCACCGCCGAGGAGCCGCTCGCCCTCCTCGCGGCCGTCGGCCCCCTCCGGGAGCGGCTGGAGATCGAACGCGGCGGCGTCTCCCTCAACGTGCCCGAACAGGAGGTCTCCGAGACCGCCGGCGTCTACACGCTCGACTACCGGGTCCCGCTGCCCGTCGACGGCTGGAACGCCCAGATCTCCCTGCTCACCGGAATGGTCGCCGCCGACCTGATGATCGCGGCGGGCACCGGTGTGCTGCGCACCCTGCCGCCCGCCCCCGACGGGGCCGTCGCCAAGCTGCGGCTCTCCGCCAAGGCCCTCGGGATCGAGTGGCCGCACCACGTCTCGTACGCGGAGCTGATCCGCTCCCTCGACCCGGGCAACGGCCGGCACGCCGCCTTCCTCCAGGACGCCACCAGCCTGCTGCGCGGCTCCGACTACACGCCCTTCACCGGCGGGCACGTCCCCACCCCGTCGGTGCACGCGGCCGTCGCCGACGAGTACACCCACTGCACGGCCCCGCTGCGGCGGCTCATCGACCGCTACACCGGCGAACTGAGCCTCGCCGCGTCCGCGGGCACGGCTCCGCCCGAGTGGGTGCTGAGCGCGCTCGACACCCTGCCGCAGGACATGGCGAAGGGGACGAAGCTGGCCAACAAGGCCGAGCGGGAGAGCGTCGACATCGTCGAGGCCGCCCTGATGAGCCACCGGATCGGCGAGACCTTCGACTCGGTCGTCATCGACGTCCAGGAGCACGAACCGGACGTCGGCACCGTCCACCTGCCGGACCCGGCCGTGATCGGCCGGGTCGAGGCCGACGGGGCGCCGCTGCCGCTCGGCGACCCCCTGCGGGTCAGGCTGACGCAGGCGGATCCGGGACGGGCGAAGGTCCTGTTCGCGCCGGCGTAG
- the yaaA gene encoding peroxide stress protein YaaA, translating into MLVLLPPSEGKASSGRGAPLKPESLSLPGLAQARAAVLDELVELCAADEEKAREVLGLSEGLRGEVAKNTELRTAGARPAGEIYTGVLYDALGLSTLDTAARKRADRSLLVFSGLWGAVRVSDRIPSYRCSMGVKLPALGALGAHWRGAMAAVLPEEAGDGPVLDLRSSAYASAWKPKGDLAARTATVRVLHAPTRKVVSHFNKATKGRIVRSLLESGAAPAGREELTEALRDLGYVVEEGGKAGALDVLVDEIH; encoded by the coding sequence GTGCTCGTCCTGTTGCCGCCCTCCGAAGGCAAGGCCTCCTCGGGGCGCGGGGCGCCGCTCAAGCCGGAGTCGCTGTCGCTGCCGGGGCTCGCGCAGGCGCGGGCCGCGGTCCTCGACGAGCTGGTCGAGCTGTGCGCCGCCGACGAGGAGAAGGCGCGCGAGGTGCTCGGCCTGAGCGAGGGCCTGCGCGGTGAGGTCGCGAAGAACACGGAGCTGCGGACGGCCGGCGCGCGTCCCGCCGGGGAGATCTACACCGGGGTCCTGTACGACGCGCTGGGCCTGTCGACGCTGGACACGGCGGCCCGGAAGCGGGCGGACCGCTCGCTGCTGGTGTTCTCCGGGCTGTGGGGCGCCGTACGGGTGAGCGACCGGATCCCGTCGTACCGCTGCTCGATGGGAGTGAAGCTGCCGGCTCTCGGCGCGCTCGGGGCGCACTGGCGCGGGGCGATGGCCGCGGTCCTGCCGGAGGAGGCCGGGGACGGTCCGGTCCTGGACCTGCGCTCGTCGGCGTACGCGTCGGCGTGGAAGCCGAAGGGCGACCTGGCCGCGCGTACGGCGACGGTGCGCGTGCTGCACGCGCCGACCCGGAAGGTGGTCAGCCACTTCAACAAGGCGACGAAGGGGCGCATCGTGCGGAGCCTCCTGGAGTCGGGCGCGGCGCCGGCCGGCCGGGAGGAACTGACGGAGGCGCTGCGGGACCTGGGGTACGTGGTGGAGGAGGGCGGCAAGGCGGGAGCGCTGGACGTGCTGGTGGACGAGATCCACTAG
- the eda gene encoding bifunctional 4-hydroxy-2-oxoglutarate aldolase/2-dehydro-3-deoxy-phosphogluconate aldolase gives MTSVLDLASASPVVPVVVIEDAADAVPLARALVAGGLPAIEVTLRTPAALDALRAIAAEVPEAVVGAGTVVSPVDVADAVGAGARFLVSPGWTDALLEAMRASGVAFLPGVSTASEVVALLERGVTDMKFFPAEAAGGVPYLKSLAGPLPRARFCPTGGISRSSAPGYLALPNVACVGGTWMLPADALAARDWGRVEALAREASGLAGG, from the coding sequence ATGACGAGCGTGCTTGACCTTGCCTCCGCCTCCCCCGTCGTCCCGGTCGTCGTGATCGAGGACGCCGCCGACGCCGTACCGCTGGCCCGCGCCCTGGTGGCCGGCGGCCTGCCCGCGATCGAGGTGACCCTGCGCACCCCGGCGGCCCTCGACGCCCTCCGGGCGATCGCGGCGGAGGTACCGGAGGCGGTCGTCGGCGCGGGCACGGTCGTCTCGCCCGTCGACGTGGCGGACGCGGTCGGCGCGGGGGCCCGCTTCCTGGTGAGCCCCGGCTGGACGGACGCCCTCCTGGAGGCGATGCGCGCCTCGGGCGTGGCGTTCCTCCCCGGCGTCTCGACCGCCTCGGAGGTCGTGGCGCTGCTCGAACGCGGGGTGACGGACATGAAGTTCTTCCCCGCGGAGGCGGCGGGCGGCGTGCCGTACCTGAAGTCCCTCGCGGGGCCCCTCCCCCGGGCCCGCTTCTGCCCGACGGGCGGCATCTCCCGCAGCTCCGCCCCGGGTTACCTGGCCCTCCCGAACGTGGCGTGCGTCGGCGGCACCTGGATGCTCCCGGCGGACGCGCTCGCGGCCCGCGACTGGGGGCGCGTCGAGGCGCTCGCGCGGGAGGCCTCGGGACTGGCGGGCGGCTGA
- a CDS encoding bifunctional RNase H/acid phosphatase produces the protein MTPSRELIVEADGGSRGNPGPAGYGAVVLDPATGETLAERAEFIGVATNNVAEYKGLVAGLAAARELFPDCTVHVRMDSKLVVEQMSGRWKIKHPDMKPLAAEAARVFPPGRVRYEWIPRERNKHADRLANEAMDAGRRGEQWSPAASTAALDLTADLAAARKAAGDPTAGAARARAALAGGKPTATTTAAGRPPATPAASASASASASVSASDDGLFAPDEAVASQARASLSTAAAADRTVAADRETATGDFEAEAADAAHTRAAPAASPGWSGPDMGAPATFVLLRHGETALTPEKRFSGSGGGDPELSAAGRRQAEAVAAALAARGTIQEIVSSPLTRCRQTAEAVATRLGLDVRIENGLRETDFGAWEGLTFGEVRERYRDDLDAWLASPKAAPTGGGESFATVARRVAATRDRLTAAYAGRTVLAVTHVTPIKTLVRLALGAPPESLFRMELSAASISAVAYYADGNASVRLLNDTSHLR, from the coding sequence ATGACACCGTCGAGGGAGCTGATCGTCGAGGCCGACGGGGGCTCCCGGGGCAACCCGGGACCCGCCGGCTACGGGGCGGTGGTCCTGGACCCGGCGACGGGGGAGACCCTGGCGGAGCGGGCCGAGTTCATCGGCGTCGCGACGAACAACGTCGCCGAGTACAAGGGCCTGGTGGCCGGTCTGGCCGCCGCCAGGGAGCTGTTCCCGGACTGCACCGTCCATGTCCGCATGGACTCCAAGCTGGTCGTCGAGCAGATGTCCGGCCGCTGGAAGATCAAGCACCCCGACATGAAGCCGCTGGCGGCCGAGGCCGCCCGCGTCTTCCCGCCGGGCCGGGTCCGCTACGAGTGGATCCCGCGCGAGCGCAACAAGCACGCGGACCGGCTGGCCAACGAGGCGATGGACGCCGGGCGCCGGGGCGAGCAGTGGAGCCCCGCCGCGTCGACCGCGGCCCTGGACCTGACGGCCGACCTGGCCGCCGCCCGCAAGGCGGCGGGCGACCCGACGGCCGGCGCGGCCAGGGCGCGGGCCGCCCTGGCCGGCGGCAAGCCGACCGCGACCACGACCGCGGCCGGGCGCCCGCCCGCCACGCCTGCCGCCTCCGCTTCCGCCTCCGCCTCCGCTTCCGTCTCCGCCTCCGACGACGGCCTCTTCGCCCCCGACGAGGCCGTGGCGTCCCAGGCCCGCGCCTCCCTGAGCACCGCCGCGGCGGCGGACCGGACCGTCGCCGCTGACCGCGAGACGGCGACGGGCGACTTCGAGGCGGAGGCCGCGGACGCGGCGCACACGCGGGCCGCGCCCGCCGCCTCGCCGGGCTGGTCGGGCCCGGACATGGGCGCCCCGGCGACGTTCGTGCTCCTCCGGCACGGCGAGACGGCCCTCACCCCCGAGAAGCGCTTCTCCGGCAGCGGCGGGGGCGACCCCGAGCTGTCCGCGGCCGGCCGCCGCCAGGCCGAGGCCGTGGCCGCCGCGCTCGCCGCGCGCGGCACGATCCAGGAGATCGTCAGCTCCCCGCTCACCCGCTGCCGCCAGACCGCCGAGGCCGTCGCCACCCGCCTCGGCCTGGACGTCCGGATCGAGAACGGGCTGCGCGAGACCGACTTCGGCGCCTGGGAGGGCCTCACCTTCGGCGAGGTCCGCGAGCGGTACAGGGACGACCTCGACGCCTGGCTCGCCTCCCCGAAGGCCGCCCCGACCGGCGGCGGCGAGAGCTTCGCGACCGTCGCCCGCCGGGTAGCCGCCACCCGCGACCGCCTGACGGCCGCCTACGCGGGCCGCACGGTCCTGGCGGTCACCCACGTGACCCCCATCAAGACCCTGGTGCGACTCGCCCTCGGCGCCCCGCCCGAGTCCCTGTTCCGCATGGAGCTCTCGGCGGCCTCGATCTCGGCGGTGGCCTACTACGCGGACGGCAACGCGTCGGTCCGCCTCCTCAACGACACCTCGCACCTGAGGTAG